The following coding sequences lie in one Miscanthus floridulus cultivar M001 chromosome 9, ASM1932011v1, whole genome shotgun sequence genomic window:
- the LOC136481226 gene encoding zinc finger BED domain-containing protein RICESLEEPER 2-like, with protein MPNSGSLALLNEGADEVVQNSGRGSRRRSPVWNHFEELTNEGKAICIHCRSKLAYHQGLGISHLRNHITTACKELPPDIDRSSIFPKGVSSLDVRSSVLDPKLVRDFMTKFWITANISFKKIENGFFKRMMKLAHPSLEVHDRQTLKRDCMSVYQEEKKKIADGFSNIDSCVSFTSDMWMSAQNLGYICLTAHFIDEEFNLHKHLINFKQVPHPHNADAIHSTIMDCLHVWDLSNRTFAFTLDNATSNDGAIQKLKDTLWRHMPFQGSDLHVRCTTHILNLIVQDGMEIIQNIIEPVRNVIKHISSSNSRLQIFNTIPHQFNLRPKRGFTLDVPTRWNSTYDMLEEALEYKDALTHYANLQNIQGPNLEQWNLADRVCKFLKNFADATKVFSQHNSPSSHRYVEEVWGIRELLFDEKNISDKFLKVLCDDMKSKFDKYWDEPNKILLVASLLDPRYKLVFLKYCLMKVYGEEVADSKANAALIWFKAYYSRYESMPQRSYQSNVSSSPEVGGSASPLSFLSGKRKLGLEFALFRHQRRPQCSRRPEVDTYLYDPLVPSREGEEFDVLGWWKRNQDQYPVLAKMSCDFLAIPLSTVASESTFNTASIMIDKYRNSLSSETVEALICAKDWLKEYLSDDEDDDGEVTTA; from the exons ATGCCTAATAGCGGAAGTTTGGCACTACTTAATGAGGGAGCTGATGAAGTCGTACAGAATTCAGGCCGCGGAAGCAGGAGAAGATCTCCAGTATGGAACCATTTTGAAGAGTTAACAAATGAAGGAAAAGCAATCTGCATCCATTGCAGATCAAAGTTGGCTTATCATCAAGGTCTTGGAATATCACATCTAAGGAACCATATTACAACTGCCTGCAAAGAACTTCCTCCAGATATTGATCGTAGTTCGATTTTTCCAAAGGGTGTGTCTAGTCTAGATGTTCGAAGTTCAGTATTGGATCCAAAGCTAGTCAGGGATTTCATGACTAAATTTTGGATCACAGCAAATATTTCCTTCAAAAAGATAGAAAATGGGTTTTTTAAGAGGATGATGAAATTAGCCCACCCAAGCCTTGAAGTTCATGATCGACAGACACTCAAGAGAGACTGCATGTCAGTGTATcaagaagagaagaaaaagaTTGCAGATGGTTTTTCCAATATAGATTCTTGTGTTAGCTTCACTTCAGATATGTGGATGTCAGCCCAGAATCTTGGATACATATGTTTGACTGCacattttatagatgaagagttCAATCTGCACAAACATCTCATCAATTTTAAACAAGTTCCTCATCCTCATAATGCTGATGCAATTCATAGTACTATCATGGATTGCCTTCATGTGTGGGACCTGTCCAACAGAACTTTTGCTTTTACTCTAGATAATGCCACATCAAATGATGGAGCCATACAAAAGCTAAAAGATACTCTTTGGAGACATATGCCCTTTCAAGGTAGCGATCTTCATGTGAGGTGTACAACTCACATTCTAAActtgattgtccaagatggaatggAAATCATACAGAATATCATTGAGCCTGTTAGGAATGTCATTAAGCATATTTCATCATCTAACTCTCGGCTGCAAATTTTCAATACCATTCCACACCAATTTAATCTTCGGCCTAAGAGGGGATTCACCCTAGATGTTCCTACGAGGTGGAACTCTACCTATGACATGCTTGAAGaagctcttgagtataaggatgcCTTGACCCACTATGCAAATCTGCAGAACATTCAAGGACCCAACCTTGAGCAATGGAACTTGGCAGATAGAGTGTGCAAATTTTTAAAAAATTTTGCTGATGCAACCAAAGTCTTCTCACAGCATAATTCTCCAAGTTCTCATAGGTATGTTGAAGAGGTTTGGGGGATAAGGGAACTACTCTTTGATGAAAAAAACATAAGTGATAAATTCTTGAAGGTCTTGTGTGATGACATGAAGTCAAAGTTTGACAAATATTGGGATGAACCTAACAAAATCCTTTTGGTTGCATCGTTGTTAGACCCGCGGTACAAGTTAGTCTTTTTGAAGTATTGTCTCATGAAAGTTTATGGAGAGGAAGTGGCTGATAGTAAAGCAAATGCTGCTCTTATTTGGTTTAAAGCATATTATTCTCGTTATGAAAGCATGCCTCAAAGGAGTTATCAAAGTAATGTTTCTTCATCGCCCGAAGTGGGTGGTTCAGCGAGTCCACTTTCTTTCTTATCTGGAAAACGCAAACTGGGGCTGGAATTTGCATTGTTTAGGCACCAAAGAAGGCCACAGTGCTCAAGAAGGCCAGAAGTTGACACTTACCTATATGATCCATTGGTTCCTTCAAGGGAGGGTGAAGAATTTGATGTGCTCGGGTGGTGGAAAAGAAACCAAGATCAATATCCTGTACTAGCTAAGATGTCTTGCGACTTTTTGGCCATTCCATTGTCAACTGTGGCCTCTGAATCAACATTCAACACTGCTAGCATAATGATTGACAAATATCGCAATTCTCTAAGTTCAGAAACGGTGGAAGCACTCATATGTGCAAAAGATTGGCTCAAAGAGTACCTctcagatgatgaagatgatgatg GTGAAGTGACTACTGCTTGA